Proteins from one Ananas comosus cultivar F153 linkage group 5, ASM154086v1, whole genome shotgun sequence genomic window:
- the LOC109710981 gene encoding LRR receptor-like serine/threonine-protein kinase GSO1: protein MQKFSLMLCVSLLSTILITACVVVSANSDSVLLLQIKSDFVDPNGVLENWSLSANVCSWNGVTCLDDQDYVLGLNLSGRGLSGSISPAVGRLVFLEFLDLSSNSLSGPIPRELGMLKNLKTLLLYSNSLSGSIPRELGLLMNLEELRIGDNLLSGEIPPHIGNCTELEILGLASCRLNGSIPIQISNMNHLRILNIQNNSLSGPIPQEIGYCSNLQVLSAAENNLQGEIPQSIGKLYELQTLNLANNQLYGPIPIEIGDLSRLTYLYLLGNRLSGSIPAQLNQLSQLKILDLSMNNLSGTVGISTARLNNLQYLVLSSNFLEGGISEDLCPNNSSLQNLFLAGNNLTGTIEELLNCNSLESLDLSNNSLSGVIPSGIDRLTNLKNLVLHNNSFFGVLPHEIGNLSNLEILSLFHNNLIGGIPPEIGKLQKLTLLLVYENQMSGTIPNELTNCSNLEEIDFFGNHFVGPIPDSIGKLKNLVVLQLRQNELSGPIPPSLGYCKNLQDLALADNKLSGTIPSTFEHLAELTLITLYNNSLEGPLPESLFMLKNISIINFSHNRLNGNIVPLLGSTALTVLDLTNNSFSGVIPSAIGESRNLTRLRLGHNLLTGAVPPELGLLEELDFLDLAANNLSGEVPNMLSRCKRLTHLLLNGNNLVGSVPSWLGNLNLLGELDLSSNEFSGDLPPEIGNCSSLLKLSLHDNNVSGVIPPEIGNLASLNVLNLQSNNHSGPIPSTIRHCNKLYELRLSENSLTGVIPAEIGQLTELQVILDLSRNQLSGEIPSSIGNLIKLERLNLSFNRLEGRIPASIDRLTSLHRLNLSNNFLDGSIPSVLSSFPLSSFTGNELCGAPLGSCVGSRASEMKSLSTATVAGIIVAIVLVSAAVCMALLYIMLRIWMNWREVSVSNSDGEEYEGKEDSKWPRKDNKWIKKNGKYWKVKSMSVVASPDERNSSSSDSCILGVKREVGASENSVV, encoded by the coding sequence ATGCAAAAGTTCTCTCTCATGCTTTGTGTGTCACTTTTGAGCACCATACTCATCACTGCATGTGTAGTAGTCTCTGCAAATTCTGATTCAGTGCTGCTGCTTCAAATAAAATCCGATTTCGTCGACCCGAATGGGGTTCTCGAAAACTGGTCTTTGAGTGCAAATGTGTGTAGCTGGAATGGAGTTACATGTCTTGATGACCAGGACTATGTCTTGGGTCTTAACTTGTCGGGCCGAGGGCTGTCCGGTTCGATCTCTCCGGCGGTCGGACGGCTCGTATTCCTCGAATTCCTCGATTTATCGTCGAATTCTCTGTCCGGCCCGATCCCCCGCGAACTTGGCATGCTCAAGAACCTGAAAACATTGCTTTTGTACTCCAATTCCCTCTCCGGTTCGATTCCTCGAGAGCTCGGCCTTCTGATGAACCTCGAGGAGCTCAGAATAGGTGATAACTTGCTCTCTGGGGAGATCCCACCGCATATCGGCAACTGCACCGAATTGGAGATTCTGGGTCTTGCTTCTTGCCGATTAAACGGGAGTATTCCGATTCAAATTTCTAATATGAATCATCTGAGAATACTTAATATTCAGAACAATAGCCTCTCAGGGCCGATTCCCCAAGAAATCGGCTACTGCAGTAATCTGCAAGTTCTGTCAGCTGCTGAGAACAACTTACAGGGAGAAATCCCTCAATCAATTGGGAAATTATATGAACTGCAAACTCTGAATCTTGCAAACAACCAACTTTACGGGCCGATTCCTATAGAAATTGGCGATCTTTCGAGGTTGACTTATCTCTATCTACTCGGAAACCGATTAAGCGGCAGCATCCCTGCGCAGCTGAACCAGTTGAGTCAGCTGAAGATTTTGGACTTGTCGATGAATAATCTCTCTGGGACAGTCGGTATCTCCACTGCCCGCCTCAACAATCTTCAGTATTTGGTCCTTTCCAGCAACTTTCTCGAGGGCGGCATCTCTGAAGATCTCTGTCCGAATAACTCGAGCTTGCAAAATTTGTTCTTAGCCGGAAACAATTTAACAGGCACAATCGAGGAGCTACTTAACTGCAATTCATTAGAATCTCTGGACCTCTCAAACAATAGCCTCAGCGGAGTTATTCCGTCCGGTATCGACCGCCTTACGAATCTCAAGAATCTCGTGCTTCACAACAATAGCTTTTTCGGCGTTCTACCACATGAGATTGGGAATTTGAGCAATTTGGAGATATTATCTCTCTTCCACAACAATCTGATTGGTGGAATTCCACCGGAAATTGGGAAGTTACAGAAGCTGACGCTTCTTCTCGTATATGAGAATCAGATGTCTGGGACCATTCCGAATGAGCTAACCAACTGCTCGAACTTAGAAGAGATCGACTTCTTCGGAAATCACTTTGTCGGTCCAATTCCGGATAGCATTGGAAAGCTCAAGAACTTGGTAGTGCTGCAATTGAGGCAGAATGAGCTTTCGGGCCCTATTCCTCCGAGTTTGGGCTACTGCAAGAACCTACAAGACCTTGCCTTGGCCGATAataagctctcggggaccattCCGAGCACCTTCGAACACCTCGCGGAGCTCACATTGATCACATTGTACAACAATTCCCTCGAGGGTCCTTTGCCGGAGTCTCTCTTCATGCTAAAAAATATCAGCATCATCAACTTCTCTCACAATAGACTCAACGGAAACATCGTCCCTTTGCTCGGCTCAACCGCATTAACTGTCCTGGATTTGACAAATAACAGCTTTTCAGGTGTAATTCCCTCCGCTATCGGTGAGTCGAGGAACCTGACCCGACTAAGGTTAGGCCACAATCTCCTAACTGGTGCAGTCCCTCCTGAGTTAGGCCTTCTCGAGGAACTCGACTTCCTAGATCTTGCGGCGAACAATTTATCCGGCGAAGTCCCGAATATGCTGTCAAGGTGTAAGAGACTGACCCATCTCCTGCTCAATGGAAATAACTTAGTGGGTAGTGTTCCTTCATGGCTGGGGAATTTGAATTTGCTCGGTGAACTCGATCTCTCTTCGAATGAATTCAGCGGCGATTTACCTCCGGAGATTGGCAACTGCTCGAGTTTACTGAAACTTTCTCTGCATGACAACAATGTTTCAGGTGTTATACCACCGGAGATCGGAAATCTCGCCTCACTCAATGTACTTAATTTACAAAGTAATAATCATTCAGGCCCAATTCCTTCGACTATTCGGCACTGCAACAAGCTCTATGAATTGAGGCTTTCTGAGAACTCACTGACAGGAGTAATACCAGCAGAGATCGGACAGTTAACTGAGCTTCAAGTTATACTGGATTTGAGCAGAAATCAATTATCAGGAGAAATCCCTTCTTCTATTGGAAATCTCATCAAGCTAGAGAGACTTAATCTATCTTTCAATCGATTGGAAGGGCGCATACCTGCTTCGATCGACCGACTGACAAGCCTACATCGACTTAATTTATCGAATAATTTTCTCGACGGTTCAATTCCTTCTGTACTCTCGAGCTTCCCGTTGAGCTCATTTACGGGTAACGAATTATGTGGCGCGCCATTGGGTTCATGTGTCGGCTCACGGGCCTCTGAGATGAAGAGCTTATCGACTGCGACGGTGGCGGGGATCATAGTAGCGATTGTGCTTGTTTCGGCAGCGGTTTGCATGGCGCTTCTTTATATAATGCTTAGAATATGGATGAATTGGAGGGAAGTTTCTGTGTCAAATTCAGATGGAGAAGAGTATGAGGGGAAAGAAGACAGTAAATGGCCCAGAAAAGACAACAAATGGATCAAAAAAAATGGGAAGTATTGGAAGGTGAAGTCCATGTCTGTGGTGGCTTCTCCTGATGAGAGGAACAGCTCTTCATCTGATTCATGCATTCTTGGAGTGAAAAGGGAAGTGGGTGCTTCAGAGAATTCAGTGGTCTGA
- the LOC109710741 gene encoding serine/threonine protein phosphatase 2A 55 kDa regulatory subunit B beta isoform-like, whose translation MAVAAPSSTLSRTTSPPPPPFPLLLSLSSSSSSGARRRRLRSSPSPSSPPSSSSSWASSRRIRCSLDRQTLFSRIAPIYDNLNDVLTLGQHRIWKRMAVSWSDAKMGDRVLDLCCGSGDLTFLLSQKVGTDGEVIALDFSRVPLSIASTRQEQYWKACYKNIKWVEGDALDLPFMDCYFDAITVGYGLRNLVDKPKAMQEIFRVLKPGSRASILDFNKSSSTFISSFQNWAIDNAVVPLASRYGLAEEYEYLKGSIAEFLTGKELENLAKHAGFSEAKHYEIAGGLMGNLVATRDKQVHCAPKKKKQKNKTKTKTKSRELFIYLFISLYSEALHRSRLRIEKASDREKRFRRRRRRRRFSAMSSPAPAPAPGALEWKLSQVLGEPLPGEKLEDGDTISAMEFDCRGNYLAVGDYRGRIILFEGTERDHLGSRNELESRDYPATARPIYTYKTEFQSHELEFDYLNSLEIGEKINKLRWCAQPNSSLFILSTNDRTIKLWKASENKLKKDKEAKPSLCIPSENALLAEKSFLVGEAERVTRNGYYLEWRNKKPRNTSPTSEEGPEKVVDIGDTTTAKCRRIYSHAHDYNINSISNNSDGETFISADDLRINLWNLEISNQCFNIIDMKPFDMEDLVEVITSAEFHPSYCNLLAYSSSRGFIRLVDLRQSAVCDQNVRILRDRENKKSGTFFSEIISSISDIKFPKDGRYILSRDYMNLKMWDLHMESSPIATFNVHEYLRSKLLELYSADSVFDKFGCCISKDGRRFASGSYSNNFRVFSRDGGPDDGITLQASRNPNRTPHINSLPKAAGLLTSFARGLSRRGHDIPSPDNNEEIPCDLKSKLTHLAWHPTTNLIVCAAKSSLYMYYA comes from the exons ATGGCCGTTGCAGCGCCCTCTTCCACTCTCTCCCGAACCacctctcctccgcctcctccatttcctcttctcctctccctctcctcctcctcctcctcgggagctcgtcgtcgtcgccttcgctcctctccttctccgtcgtcgccgccgtcgtcgtcgtcgtcgtgggCTTCGTCTCGTCGAATCAGGTGCTCCCTCGATCGCCAGACCCTATTCTCCCGCATCGCCCCCATCTACGACAAC CTCAACGATGTGCTCACCTTGGGGCAACATAGGATTTGGAAGAGGATGGCCGTCTCCTGGAGCGA TGCGAAAATGGGGGATCGGGTTCTCGATTTGTGCTGCGGGAGCGGCGATTTGACATTTCTTCTATCCCAGAAGGTTGGAACTGACGGAGAG GTGATAGCTCTTGACTTCTCAAGAGTGCCATTATCAATTGCTTCTACTCGCCAAGAGCAATATTGGAAGGCTTGCTACAAGAACATTAA GTGGGTTGAAGGTGATGCCCTAGATTTACCATTCATGGACTGCTATTTTGATGCCATTACCGTTGGTTATGGGTTACGTAACTTGGTTGACAAGCCTAAAGCAATGCAGGAAATATTTAGGGTTCTGAAACCAG GATCAAGAGCATCAATTCTAGATTTTAACAAGAGTTCATCTACTTTCATATCTTCTTTTCAG AATTGGGCGATAGACAATGCGGTTGTTCCTCTTGCAAGTCGTTATGGCCTTGCGGAAGAGTACGAGTATTTAAAAGGTTCAATTGCCGAGTTTTTAACAG GAAAGGAGTTAGAAAACCTCGCCAAACACGCCGGATTTTCCGAAGCCAAGCACTACGAAATCGCCGGAGGGCTCATGGGTAACCTAGTGGCGACGCG AGATAAGCAAGTGCACTGTgcacctaaaaaaaaaaagcaaaaaaacaaaacaaaaacaaaaacaaaaagcagagaattatttatttatttatttatttcgcTTTACTCTGAAGCACTTCACCGGAGTCGGCTGCGGATAGAGAAAGCAAGCGATAGGGAGAAGcgcttccgccgccgccgccgccgccgccgttttagtgcgatgagttcgccggcgccggcgccggcgccgggggCGCTGGAGTGGAAGTTGTCTCAGGTGCTGGGCGAGCCGCTTCCGGGGGAGAAGCTCGAAGATG GTGATACTATATCCGCAATGGAATTCGACTGCAGAGGCAACTATCTCGCAGTTGGAGATTATCGTGGCCGGATAATTCTTTTTGAAGGAACAGAGAGGGATCAT ttGGGTTCTCGGAATGAGCTAGAATCCAGGGACTATCCTGCTACGGCACGTCCTATATATACTTATAAAACCGAGTTCCAAAGTCATGAGCTAGAG TTTGACTATCTGAATAGTTTGGAGATTGGAGAGAAGATCAACAAATTGAGGTGGTGTGCGCAGCCCAACAGTTCACTGTTTATTCTTTCTACAAATGATAGGACAATTAAACTATGGAAG GCTTCGGAAAATAAGTTAAAGAAAGATAAGGAAGCGAAACCAAGTCTATGCATACCCTCAGAGAATGCTCTACTTGCTGAGAAAAGTTTTCTTGTTGGCGAGGCGGAAAGAGTTACGAGGAATGGTTACTACCTTGAGTGGAGGAATAAGAAGCCCAGAAATACATCTCCAACATCTGAAGAAGGCCCTGAAAAG gTAGTAGATATTGGAGATACCACTACTGCAAAGTGTCGGAGGATCTATTCTCATGCTCATGATTACAACATCAACTCCATCTCTAATAATAG TGATGGTGAGACATTCATATCTGCTGATGACCTCAGAATAAACTTATGGAACCTGGAGATCAGTAATCAATGCTTTAACATCATTGATATGAAGCCTTTTGACATGGAAGATCTCGTAG AGGTGATTACTTCAGCTGAATTTCATCCGTCTTATTGCAATCTTTTAGCCTACAGTAGTTCGAGAGGTTTTATTCGGCTTGTTGACCTGCGACAGTCAGCAGTCTGTGATCAGAATGTGAGAAT ACTACGTGAtcgtgaaaataaaaaatctggGACTTTCTTTAGCGAGATAATTTCTTCTATTTCTGATATAAAGTTTCCAAAAGATGGAAGATATATTCTAAGTCGCGACTACATGAATTTAAAG ATGTGGGACCTGCACATGGAAAGCTCTCCTATTGCAACTTTTAATGTACATGAGTATCTTCGCTCCAAG CTCTTGGAGTTGTATAGTGCTGATTCCGTCTTCGACAAGTTTGGGTGTTGCATTAGCAAGGATGGACGCCGCTTTGCCAGTGGATCTTACAG CAATAATTTCCGAGTTTTCTCTCGCGACGGTGGACCTGATGATGGCATTACTTTGCAAGCTAGCAGAAACCCAAACAG GACACCACACATAAATTCTCTGCCAAAAGCTGCAGGGTTGCTTACAAGTTTTGCTCGTGGGCTCAGTCGGAGAG GACATGATATTCCGAGCCCTGATAATAATGAAGAGATCCCCTGCGACTTGAAGTCGAAGCTGACTCATTTGGCATGGCATCCTACAACAAACCTGATTGTCTGTGCTGCTAAAAGCAGCTTGTACATGTATTATGCATAG
- the LOC109710805 gene encoding polyribonucleotide nucleotidyltransferase 2, mitochondrial: protein MARSLRRSALPLMAAGPSLAASLRRRLLLGRRPFSGGAAAAPDASAAAPATVPGRKVLETFREEFEIGSRLISLETGKVARFANGSVVLAMGDTHVLSTVACAKGSDAARDFLPLTVDYQEKQYAQGMIPTTFMRREGAPKERELLCGRLIDRPIRPLFPSGFFHEVQVTVNVLSSDGKQDPDVMAANATSAALMLSDIPWNGPIGVIRVGRIDGKFVFNPTMDELSSSDLNLVYACTRDRTLMIDVQAREITERDLQTGLRLAHPEAVKYIEPQIRLAEKVGKRKKEYKLSLISDRSFEKIKNLSEARIEEVFTDSTYGKFERGEALDKITQTVKSNLEEECDEESLKFLPKAIDTVRKQIIRHRIIEKGLRVDGRQLDEVRPLYCESGTYPILHGSALFSRGDTQVLCTVTLGAPGDAQRLDSIVGPPTKRFMLHYSFPPFSINEVAKRGGLNRREVGHGTLAEKALLAVLPPENDFPYAVRVNSEVMASDGSTSMASVCGGSIALMDAGIPVREHVAGVSVGLVSKVDPATGDITDYRILTDILGLEDHLGDMDFKIAGTRKGITAIQLDIKPAGIPLDIICESLEPARTGRNQILDRMEQEISAARTLNDTNTPRLATLKFSNDSLRRLLVQRKRIEQEAGARISVSDGTVTIVAKTQSVMERALEKVEFLVGREIEVGRVYKGVVYSIKEYGAFVEFNGGQHGLLHISELSHEAVSKVSDVVSIGQELSLMCIGQDVRGNIKLSLKATRPQHEKKTSEGPDSNSTVPPKQQVNVWASVENAPADSDNLESSSGDDESEPNEEEPLKQSTPSIVIRSAAECDAQDIASGQTINKKSSKATKSSPRPYSNTDAGRSREVGVSAKSTSRKAVNSIERKMKKAEEAPKKGDLDGTTRSSTSSFRSGSLKLGDRVLAKVYQVRAHGLVLELSDGVRGMYKFEMNGRRDFEVEEEIHVECSSFSTKGIPVFSLVKE, encoded by the exons ATGGCGAGGTCTCTTCGTCGTAGCGCCCTCCCTCTCATGGCGGCGGGGCCCTCACTCGCcgcctccctccgccgccgcctcctcctcggccgccgccccttctccggcggcgccgccgccgcccccgacgcctccgccgccgcccccgctaCCGTCCCCGGGCGCAAGGTGCTGGAGACGTTCCGAGAGGAGTTCGAGATCGGCTCCCGCCTCATCTCCCTCGAGACGGGAAAGGTCGCGCGGTTCGCCAACGGATCCGTCGTTCTCGCCATGGGCGACACCCACGTCCTCTCCACCGTCGCCTGCGCCAAGGGCAGCGATGCCGCTCGCGACTTCCTCCCCCTCACC GTTGACTATCAAGAAAAGCAATATGCTCAAGGAATGATTCCCACAACATTTATGCGGAGGGAGGGTGCCCCTAAAGAACGGGAGCTTCTCTGTGGCCGCCTTATAGATCGACCTATCCGACCACTATTTCCTTCAGGCTTTTTTCATGAAGTCCAG GTCACGGTAAATGTTCTTTCTTCAGATGGGAAGCAAGACCCAGATGTTATGGCTGCTAATGCTACTTCTGCTGCTCTTATGTTATCTGATATTCCATGGAATGGCCCGATTGGGGTGATCCGTGTTGGGAGGATTGATGGGAAATTTGTCTTTAACCCTACAATGGATGAG TTGAGCTCGAGTGATCTCAACTTGGTGTATGCATGTACACGGGATAGAACATTGATGATAGATGTACAGGCCCGTGAGATTACAGAAAGAGACCTTCAAACTGGATTACGACTTGCACATCCTGAG GCAGTCAAGTACATTGAACCTCAAATTAGATTGGCCGAGAAAGTTGGTAAACGGAAGAAAGAATATAAATTATCATTGATTTCGGATAGATCTTTTGAGAAAATCAAGAACTTATCAGAAGCACGTATTGAAGAAGTCTTCACAGATTCAACATACGGCAAG TTTGAGCGCGGGGAAGCTTTGGATAAAATTACTCAAACTGTTAAGTCAAACCTTGAAGAAGAGTGTGATGAGGAGAGCTTGAAATTTCTTCCAAAGGCCATCGACACAGTACGAAAACAG ATCATTCGTCACAGAATCATTGAAAAAGGTCTTAGAGTTGATGGTAGGCAGCTTGACGAAGTTAGACCGCTGTATTGTGAATCTGGTACATATCCAATTTTGCATGGATCTGCACTCTTCTCACGTGGAGACACTCAG GTTTTGTGCACAGTTACCCTTGGGGCTCCTGGAGATGCTCAAAGACTCGACTCAATTGTGGGTCCACCAACAAAGCGTTTCATGCTTCACTACAGTTTTCCACCATTCTCAATTAATGAAGTTGCCAAGCGTGGTGGCTTGAATAGACGGGAAGTTGGACATG GCACTCTTGCAGAGAAGGCTTTGCTTGCTGTTCTGCCTCCAGAAAATGATTTTCCATATGCTGTTCGGGTAAATTCAGAAGTCATGGCATCTGATGGTTCAACATCAATGGCAAGTGTATGTGGAG GAAGCATTGCTTTAATGGATGCTGGCATACCTGTAAGGGAACATGTTGCTGGTGTTTCAGTCGGTCTTGTTAGTAAAGTGGACCCCGCAACTGGAGACATTACTGACTATCGTATACTCACAGATATACTG GGCCTGGAAGATCACCTTGGGGACATGGATTTCAAAATTGCAGGAACAAGAAAAGGAATTACTGCTATTCAATTAGATATTAAACCAGCTGGTATACCATTGGACATTATCTGTGAAAGTTTAGAACCTGCACGCACGGGGCGAAACCAAATTCTTGATCGCATGGAGCAGGAAATAAGTGCTGCGCGGACCCTCAATGACACAAATACCCCTCGATTAG CTACATTGAAATTCAGCAATGATTCTCTTCGAAGATTGCTTGTTCAGAGAAAAAGAATTGAACAAGAAGCAG GTGCAAGGATTTCTGTTAGTGATGGGACGGTTACCATAGTTGCTAAAACTCAATCAGTTATGGAAAGAGCTCTGGAAAAG GTTGAATTTCTTGTCGGTCGTGAAATTGAAGTTGGCAGGGTCTATAAAGGTGTCGTATATTCAATCAAAGAGTATGGTGCATTTGTGGAATTTAATGGTGGTCAACATGGTCTACTTCATATTTCTGAGCTTTCACATGAAGCG GTGTCAAAAGTCTCTGATGTTGTATCTATTGGCCAAGAGCTATCATTAATGTGCATAGGGCAGGATGTAAGAGGTAACATTAAGCTCTCGCTAAAGGCTACTCGCCCTCAGCACGAGAAGAAGACTTCAGAAGGTCCTGATTCGAATTCAACTGTTCCGCCAAAACAGCAAGTTAATGTTTGGGCGTCTGTGGAGAATGCCCCTGCCGATTCAGATAATCTGGAGTCGTCCAGTGGGGACGATGAAAGCGAACCTAATGAGGAAGAACCTTTAAAACAGTCCACTCCATCTATAGTGATCCGAAGTGCCGCTGAATGTGATGCTCAGGATATTGCTTCTGGCCAGACTATTAACAAGAAATCATCAAAGGCTACAAAGTCTTCTCCCAGGCCTTACAGTAATACAGATGCTGGGAGGAGCCGGGAGGTTGGGGTATCAGCTAAATCAACTAGTAGAAAGGCTGTAAATTCGATCGAGAGGAAGATGAAAAAAGCGGAAGAAGCTCCAAAGAAAGGTGATTTAGATGGTACAACCAGATCCTCCACATCTAGTTTTAGATCAGGATCACTAAAGCTGGGAGACAGAGTATTGGCGAAGGTATATCAGGTTCGCGCACATGGTTTAGTACTTGAATTGAGCGATGGAGTCCGCGGAATGTATAAATTTGAG ATGAATGGCAGAAGGGATTTCGAGGTGGAAGAGGAGATACATGTGGAGTGCTCGAGCTTCTCGACTAAGGGAATTCCCGTCTTTTCATTGGTGAAGGAATGA